A region from the Pseudopipra pipra isolate bDixPip1 chromosome 8, bDixPip1.hap1, whole genome shotgun sequence genome encodes:
- the PRXL2A gene encoding peroxiredoxin-like 2A isoform X2, with the protein MSFLPDFGIFTMGMWSVGLGAIGAAVTGIVLANTDLFLSKPEKATLEFLEEIELKTLGSEQRTFKARELWQKNGAVIMAVRRPGUFLCREEASELSSLQPQLSKLGVPLYAVVKEKIGTEVEDFQHYFKGEIFLDEKKGFYGPRRRKMMMSGFFRIGVWQNFFRAWRSGYSGNLEGEGFTLGGVYVIGAGRQGVLLEHREKEFGDKVSLPSVLEAAEKIKPQAS; encoded by the exons ATGTCCTTCCTGCCTGACTTTGGGATCTTCACCATGGGCATGTGGTCTGTTGGCCTTGGAGCCATTGGTGCAGCTGTGACAGGGATTGTCCTTGCTAACACTGACTTATTTTTGTCCAAGCCAGAAAAGGCGACCTTGGAGTTTTTAGAGGAGATAGAGCTAAAAACTTTGGGATCAG AGCAAAGGACATTCAAAGCACGTGAACTGTGGCAGAAGAATGGTGCAGTGATCATGGCTGTGCGAAGACCTGGATGATTTTTGTGCAGAGAG gAGGCTTCTGAGCTCTCCTCTCTGCAACCTCAGCTGTCCAAGCTGGGTGTCCCTCTCTATGCTGTTGTGAAAGAGAAGATAGGGACTGAAGTGGAGGATTTTCAGCATTATTTCAAAGGAGAAATCTTTCTGGATGAAAAG AAGGGCTTTTATGGTCCACGCAGACGAAAGATGATGATGTCAGGCTTCTTTCGTATTGGAGTCTGGCAAAATTTCTTCCGTGCTTGGAGAAGTGGATATAGTGGTAACCTGGAAGGAGAAGGATTCACCTTGGGAGGAGTATATGTGATTGGGGCAGGAAGACAG GGTGTGTTACTGGAGCATCGTGAGAAGGAGTTTGGAGACAAAGTCAGCCTTCCATCTGTCCTTGAAGCTGCTGAGAAGATAAAACCACAGGCTTCATAA
- the PRXL2A gene encoding peroxiredoxin-like 2A isoform X1, translating into MGSEMSFLPDFGIFTMGMWSVGLGAIGAAVTGIVLANTDLFLSKPEKATLEFLEEIELKTLGSEQRTFKARELWQKNGAVIMAVRRPGUFLCREEASELSSLQPQLSKLGVPLYAVVKEKIGTEVEDFQHYFKGEIFLDEKKGFYGPRRRKMMMSGFFRIGVWQNFFRAWRSGYSGNLEGEGFTLGGVYVIGAGRQGVLLEHREKEFGDKVSLPSVLEAAEKIKPQAS; encoded by the exons aaATGTCCTTCCTGCCTGACTTTGGGATCTTCACCATGGGCATGTGGTCTGTTGGCCTTGGAGCCATTGGTGCAGCTGTGACAGGGATTGTCCTTGCTAACACTGACTTATTTTTGTCCAAGCCAGAAAAGGCGACCTTGGAGTTTTTAGAGGAGATAGAGCTAAAAACTTTGGGATCAG AGCAAAGGACATTCAAAGCACGTGAACTGTGGCAGAAGAATGGTGCAGTGATCATGGCTGTGCGAAGACCTGGATGATTTTTGTGCAGAGAG gAGGCTTCTGAGCTCTCCTCTCTGCAACCTCAGCTGTCCAAGCTGGGTGTCCCTCTCTATGCTGTTGTGAAAGAGAAGATAGGGACTGAAGTGGAGGATTTTCAGCATTATTTCAAAGGAGAAATCTTTCTGGATGAAAAG AAGGGCTTTTATGGTCCACGCAGACGAAAGATGATGATGTCAGGCTTCTTTCGTATTGGAGTCTGGCAAAATTTCTTCCGTGCTTGGAGAAGTGGATATAGTGGTAACCTGGAAGGAGAAGGATTCACCTTGGGAGGAGTATATGTGATTGGGGCAGGAAGACAG GGTGTGTTACTGGAGCATCGTGAGAAGGAGTTTGGAGACAAAGTCAGCCTTCCATCTGTCCTTGAAGCTGCTGAGAAGATAAAACCACAGGCTTCATAA